A portion of the Halobacillus ihumii genome contains these proteins:
- the typA gene encoding translational GTPase TypA: protein MQHRNDIRNIAIIAHVDHGKTTLVDQMLRYSGTFRENEHVDDRAMDSNDLEKERGITILAKNTAINYNDARINILDTPGHADFGGEVERILKMVDGVLLVVDAYEGCMPQTRFVLKKALEQKLTPVVVLNKIDRPNARPNEVIDEVLDLFIELGADDEQLEFPVVYASALNGTSGDEPEDQNETMDPIFKLIMNNIPAPVDTQDDPLQFQVTLLDYNDYLGRIGVGRVFRGSIKVGQQVSLMKKDGSVKNFRVSKLFGFIGLKRIEIEEARAGDIIALAGMEDINVGETVCPPTHQEAMEIPRIDEPTLQMTFLVNNSPFAGREGKYVTSRQIEERLLTQLETDVSLRVEPTDSPDAFTVSGRGELHLSILVENMRREGFELQLSKPKVILKEVDGVTCEPMERVQIDTPEEYQGAVMESIGIRKGEMQDMVNDGNGQVRLEFLVPSRGLIGYSTEFMTQTRGYGILNHTFDGYAPLNKGQVGGRRQGVLVSLDKGKSSTYGIMNLEDRGTIFVEPGTEVYEGMIVGEHSRENDLTVNITKEKHLTNVRSATKDTTSTIKKTRQLTLEEAIEYLDDDEYCEVTPEAVRLRKKYLNKNEREKMAKKKKLQNAEL from the coding sequence ATGCAACACAGAAACGATATTCGTAACATTGCGATCATCGCACACGTTGACCACGGAAAAACAACGCTTGTGGATCAGATGCTTCGCTATTCTGGTACATTCCGTGAGAATGAACACGTGGATGACCGTGCTATGGACTCTAATGATTTGGAAAAAGAACGCGGCATTACAATCTTAGCGAAAAATACCGCGATTAATTATAATGATGCACGAATTAACATTCTCGATACACCAGGTCACGCCGATTTTGGTGGAGAAGTAGAACGTATTTTAAAAATGGTAGACGGTGTATTATTAGTTGTTGACGCTTATGAAGGTTGTATGCCACAGACTCGTTTTGTTTTGAAAAAAGCATTGGAACAAAAGTTAACACCAGTTGTTGTTTTGAACAAAATTGACCGTCCTAATGCTCGACCTAATGAAGTGATCGACGAAGTTCTTGATTTATTTATCGAGCTTGGTGCAGACGATGAACAGCTGGAGTTTCCTGTTGTTTATGCGTCCGCATTGAATGGTACGTCCGGTGATGAGCCTGAAGATCAGAACGAAACAATGGATCCGATCTTTAAGCTGATTATGAATAATATTCCGGCTCCTGTTGATACACAGGATGATCCGCTTCAATTCCAGGTTACGCTCCTTGATTATAACGATTACCTTGGGCGTATTGGAGTTGGACGTGTGTTCCGCGGAAGTATTAAGGTAGGGCAGCAAGTGTCACTTATGAAGAAAGATGGTTCCGTCAAAAACTTCCGGGTGTCTAAGCTGTTTGGCTTCATTGGTCTGAAACGTATCGAGATTGAAGAAGCGAGAGCCGGTGACATTATTGCTCTGGCTGGTATGGAAGACATTAACGTTGGAGAAACGGTTTGTCCGCCAACTCACCAGGAAGCAATGGAAATTCCGCGTATCGATGAGCCGACCCTTCAAATGACATTCCTAGTGAACAACAGTCCATTTGCAGGCCGCGAAGGAAAGTATGTAACTTCCCGTCAAATAGAAGAACGTTTATTGACACAATTAGAAACAGACGTAAGTTTGCGTGTTGAACCTACAGATTCTCCTGATGCCTTTACCGTATCAGGACGTGGAGAGTTACACTTGTCTATTCTTGTGGAAAATATGCGTCGTGAAGGCTTCGAACTTCAGCTTTCCAAGCCGAAAGTTATCTTGAAAGAAGTCGATGGAGTAACGTGTGAACCTATGGAACGTGTTCAAATTGATACACCTGAAGAATATCAAGGCGCTGTTATGGAGTCGATTGGAATTCGTAAAGGTGAAATGCAGGACATGGTTAACGACGGAAACGGTCAAGTTCGTCTTGAATTCCTCGTACCATCACGTGGCTTAATCGGGTATTCTACTGAATTTATGACACAAACTCGTGGTTACGGAATTCTGAACCATACGTTCGATGGCTATGCGCCCCTGAATAAAGGGCAAGTAGGCGGACGTCGCCAAGGTGTGCTTGTTTCTCTTGATAAAGGGAAATCTTCTACCTATGGTATTATGAACCTTGAAGACCGCGGCACAATTTTCGTAGAGCCGGGTACAGAGGTTTATGAAGGAATGATCGTAGGCGAACACAGTCGTGAAAATGACCTAACCGTTAATATTACAAAAGAGAAGCACTTGACTAACGTGCGTTCAGCAACGAAAGATACGACGAGCACCATTAAAAAGACTCGTCAGCTAACGCTTGAGGAAGCAATCGAGTACTTGGACGATGATGAGTATTGCGAAGTTACACCTGAAGCAGTACGACTTCGTAAGAAATATTTGAATAAAAACGAACGTGAGAAAATGGCTAAGAAGAAAAAACTTCAGAATGCAGAGTTGTAA
- a CDS encoding FixH family protein codes for MKKLANIIVFFGLIFVLAACGSSTENEASEDSSTNSSKEPIMPEVEVQFKEEPLPLKEETVIQAVVTKGEEKVTDAESVEFEIWHSEAGQEQSDMVKAEHTDGGVYEAAYTFEKPGTYVVIAHTQTSTMHVMPQVEVEVAGKEAAKKEDDHGHGGESESAQGHSHGHGNSAFMVHFMNDHEFKTAEESTLTTHINHKEKPFENAMVKFEISSDQLDKHKYVPAEEMNPGEYTAAYTFPSEGEYTVTIHYEKPEQEIHGHQEETVQVTK; via the coding sequence ATGAAGAAATTAGCAAACATAATCGTCTTTTTTGGATTAATTTTCGTACTTGCGGCTTGTGGATCCTCTACCGAAAACGAGGCAAGTGAAGATTCCAGTACAAATAGCAGTAAAGAACCCATAATGCCGGAAGTTGAGGTGCAATTCAAGGAAGAGCCTCTTCCCTTGAAAGAGGAAACAGTCATTCAAGCCGTTGTTACCAAAGGTGAAGAAAAGGTGACAGATGCTGAGTCTGTTGAATTCGAAATCTGGCATTCTGAGGCAGGACAAGAGCAATCCGATATGGTGAAAGCTGAGCATACGGACGGCGGGGTCTATGAGGCTGCCTATACTTTTGAAAAACCAGGCACCTATGTAGTGATTGCTCATACTCAGACAAGCACTATGCATGTAATGCCTCAAGTTGAAGTCGAAGTAGCAGGTAAGGAAGCTGCCAAGAAGGAAGACGACCATGGTCACGGTGGAGAGAGTGAATCAGCTCAGGGGCATAGCCACGGTCATGGAAACAGCGCATTCATGGTTCACTTTATGAATGATCACGAATTTAAAACAGCTGAGGAATCGACACTGACTACGCACATCAATCACAAAGAGAAACCATTTGAAAACGCTATGGTGAAATTTGAAATAAGCTCTGACCAGCTGGACAAGCATAAATACGTTCCCGCTGAAGAAATGAACCCAGGTGAGTACACGGCTGCCTATACGTTCCCTTCTGAAGGAGAGTACACAGTAACCATTCATTACGAAAAACCTGAACAAGAGATTCATGGTCATCAGGAAGAAACCGTTCAAGTAACTAAATAA
- the bshB2 gene encoding bacillithiol biosynthesis deacetylase BshB2, giving the protein MIEKENHVLVIFPHPDDEAFGVSGTIASYINQGTPLTYACLTLGEMGRNLGMPAFATRETLPDIRRTELQKAAKAMGIEDLRMLGLRDKTLEFEDDHKMTQLVSALIDELQPSLVISFYPGYAVHPDHEATARAVVRALTQIERAKRPKLHAVAFANNTEEELGEPDVVHDITNVQEQKLNTMRAHISQTARMLETLDEGIRANDPEALKWVTREAFYNYKWDD; this is encoded by the coding sequence ATGATCGAAAAAGAAAACCACGTCCTAGTCATTTTTCCACATCCCGACGATGAAGCATTCGGTGTTTCAGGGACGATTGCCTCTTACATTAATCAAGGCACACCGCTAACTTACGCGTGTTTAACACTTGGTGAGATGGGTCGAAATCTTGGCATGCCTGCCTTTGCTACTCGAGAAACACTGCCTGATATCCGTCGTACAGAACTGCAAAAAGCTGCGAAAGCGATGGGAATTGAAGACTTACGTATGCTTGGACTGCGGGACAAAACATTGGAATTTGAAGACGATCACAAAATGACTCAGCTTGTCAGTGCGTTAATCGATGAACTGCAGCCCTCTTTAGTAATCAGCTTTTATCCGGGGTATGCCGTTCACCCTGACCATGAAGCGACAGCAAGAGCTGTTGTCCGTGCTTTAACACAAATCGAACGAGCTAAACGTCCGAAACTTCATGCGGTCGCCTTTGCCAATAATACGGAAGAGGAACTTGGTGAACCAGATGTCGTCCATGACATAACAAATGTTCAGGAACAAAAGCTGAACACAATGCGTGCCCACATTTCTCAGACAGCCAGGATGCTTGAAACCCTTGATGAAGGAATTCGAGCCAACGATCCAGAAGCATTAAAATGGGTAACTAGAGAAGCCTTTTACAACTATAAATGGGATGATTAG
- the nadE gene encoding NAD(+) synthase has translation MEQRINHLVDWLQTKVKEAGAKGALVGVSGGIDSAVVAKLIKRAFPDKSLGVILPINQRVEDQTDAVAVVEEANLNYVGIELTDAYNETYSAIQKTLVEKGDWNEETSQLGGANFQARLRMSTLYAVASNYGYLVVGTDNAAEDYTGYFTKYGDGGVDLVPLIHMRKEEVREMAEYLHIPDSVIKKKPSAELWEGQSDEEEMGISYKAIDAYLRGENIDPEDERRLQALHDRTEHKRQVPAGPPKYEDE, from the coding sequence ATGGAACAAAGAATCAATCATCTTGTTGATTGGCTGCAAACGAAGGTAAAGGAAGCAGGGGCAAAAGGAGCATTGGTCGGTGTCAGCGGCGGCATTGATTCAGCTGTAGTGGCAAAGTTAATTAAACGAGCCTTCCCAGATAAATCGCTTGGAGTGATTCTTCCAATCAATCAACGGGTTGAAGACCAGACGGATGCCGTTGCAGTGGTGGAGGAAGCCAATCTCAATTATGTTGGAATAGAATTAACGGATGCTTATAATGAGACCTATTCAGCTATACAAAAAACGCTGGTAGAAAAGGGAGATTGGAATGAAGAAACCTCCCAGCTGGGCGGAGCAAATTTTCAAGCCCGATTACGGATGAGCACCCTGTACGCAGTGGCCAGTAATTATGGTTATTTAGTGGTTGGTACAGATAATGCGGCTGAGGATTATACAGGTTATTTTACAAAATACGGAGACGGCGGTGTGGACTTAGTTCCCTTGATCCATATGAGAAAAGAAGAGGTACGGGAAATGGCCGAGTACTTACATATCCCTGACTCAGTGATCAAGAAGAAGCCAAGTGCTGAACTGTGGGAAGGTCAGTCTGACGAAGAGGAAATGGGTATTTCCTATAAGGCGATCGATGCCTACTTGCGCGGAGAAAATATTGACCCTGAAGATGAGCGACGACTTCAAGCGCTTCATGATCGAACAGAGCATAAGAGGCAAGTTCCCGCCGGCCCTCCTAAATATGAGGACGAGTAA
- a CDS encoding isochorismatase family cysteine hydrolase encodes MAQKTALLIIDMINKMDFDGGEALLENTKSIMDNLNRLKKEVKQRGIPVIYVNDNFGLWQDNKTDLIEECRKGIGRPIINGILPEDDDYFIIKPKHSGFYGTQLNILLGQLGISNLILTGVAGDICVLFTANDAYMREFNLWVPRDGIASEKEEDNENAIKIIERSLFAHTAKISKTDIDKVFDY; translated from the coding sequence ATGGCCCAAAAAACTGCTTTACTCATTATCGATATGATTAATAAAATGGATTTTGACGGCGGCGAGGCTCTGCTGGAAAATACGAAATCCATAATGGACAACTTAAATCGTTTAAAAAAAGAGGTCAAGCAACGAGGCATTCCTGTAATCTATGTAAATGATAATTTTGGGCTATGGCAAGATAATAAGACCGACCTTATTGAGGAATGCAGAAAGGGAATCGGCCGTCCTATCATTAACGGAATTCTCCCGGAAGATGATGACTATTTTATTATTAAACCTAAACACTCCGGTTTTTACGGGACCCAATTGAATATTTTGTTGGGGCAGCTGGGCATTTCCAACTTGATCTTAACCGGGGTCGCAGGGGATATTTGTGTTTTATTTACAGCCAATGACGCTTATATGCGTGAATTTAACTTATGGGTTCCACGAGATGGAATAGCCTCAGAGAAAGAAGAAGATAACGAAAATGCGATTAAAATTATCGAAAGGTCACTGTTTGCGCATACAGCCAAAATCTCTAAAACCGATATTGATAAGGTTTTTGATTATTGA
- a CDS encoding endonuclease MutS2 has translation MNKVTFQTLEFHEILLEVSGYALTDKGKETILACKPSNDKRLITHWHQEVDEAKAILSSSGNVPIHTLNDVTQMLEQAKKGMLIRADQFSRLASFLDHCTKLKRFMKGKEIMAPTISLYAWSIADLTILEEELHRVIRHGQVDDYASKALAKIRKKIASKSMKIKEKIDHMTKSAKFKPYMQDKLVVEKNGRYTLPIKKENRNKVKGSIVDQSSSGATLFIEPEEVTVHQEELHILKISEEQEVEQILYTLTNTVTSYEQELSIAMETMHKYDVIFAKAKYSQHINGKSVTINEEDIINLQEARHPLLREQAVPLTITMDSDDRSLVITGPNTGGKTVTLKTVGLLVIMAQAGIHIPASKGSTLPLYQHVLVDIGDGQNIKENLSTFSSRLVNIIEVMRQANEYSLVLLDELGSGTDPGEGMGLATAILDQLADKGARILATTHYSEMKDYAEGKQGFINAAMEFDVDTLQPTYKLILGATGKSQAFDIALKLGLHPKILEKAYAITYKQEKTFHVDDTCLRKLDYSQQVAVNRYGKVSRSKGKVDHTSAEFQMGDNVTIQATGETAIVYKGPDQRGNYIVQIKGEKQTINHKRLKLHIPAKELYPEDYDFDIIFKSKEYRKIKHQMGKKHVEGQYLEEEE, from the coding sequence TTGAACAAGGTAACCTTTCAAACGTTAGAATTTCATGAGATTTTATTGGAAGTGAGCGGCTACGCATTAACCGATAAAGGAAAAGAAACGATCTTAGCATGCAAACCATCAAACGATAAACGGTTGATTACTCATTGGCATCAGGAAGTTGATGAAGCAAAAGCGATCCTCTCGAGCTCCGGTAATGTGCCTATTCATACCTTGAATGATGTCACTCAAATGCTGGAACAAGCCAAAAAAGGCATGTTAATTCGGGCTGATCAATTTTCCCGGCTGGCTTCATTTCTAGATCATTGCACAAAATTAAAACGGTTCATGAAAGGGAAAGAAATCATGGCTCCGACGATTAGTCTGTATGCGTGGTCAATTGCGGATTTAACTATACTGGAAGAAGAATTACATCGGGTCATCCGGCATGGTCAAGTGGACGACTACGCCTCTAAAGCCTTAGCGAAAATCCGCAAAAAAATAGCATCTAAAAGCATGAAGATTAAAGAGAAAATCGATCACATGACAAAGTCTGCTAAGTTTAAACCATATATGCAGGATAAACTCGTGGTCGAAAAGAATGGGAGATATACTCTTCCAATTAAGAAAGAAAATCGAAATAAAGTAAAGGGATCCATTGTGGATCAGTCTTCTTCAGGAGCTACTTTATTTATTGAGCCCGAGGAGGTGACAGTTCATCAAGAAGAGTTGCATATTCTTAAAATTAGTGAGGAGCAAGAGGTGGAGCAAATCCTCTACACGCTGACGAACACGGTTACATCCTACGAACAAGAGTTGTCTATTGCCATGGAAACGATGCATAAGTATGATGTTATTTTTGCAAAAGCGAAGTACAGTCAGCACATCAATGGAAAGTCAGTAACTATAAATGAGGAGGACATCATCAACTTACAAGAAGCCAGACATCCGCTGCTTAGGGAACAAGCTGTGCCTTTGACGATTACGATGGACTCGGATGATCGAAGTTTAGTAATTACAGGACCGAATACAGGTGGGAAAACGGTTACTCTTAAGACAGTTGGACTTCTGGTAATAATGGCGCAAGCAGGTATTCATATACCAGCGTCAAAAGGAAGTACGCTGCCTCTATACCAACACGTGCTTGTTGATATCGGGGACGGACAAAATATTAAGGAAAATCTAAGCACGTTCAGTTCAAGACTAGTGAACATCATTGAAGTGATGAGGCAAGCCAACGAGTACAGTCTTGTGCTGCTTGATGAATTAGGTTCTGGAACGGATCCGGGAGAGGGAATGGGTCTAGCTACAGCTATTTTAGATCAATTAGCTGATAAAGGGGCCAGAATATTAGCTACTACCCATTATAGTGAGATGAAGGATTATGCAGAAGGGAAACAAGGATTTATCAATGCTGCCATGGAGTTTGATGTTGACACACTGCAGCCAACGTATAAACTTATCCTGGGTGCAACAGGGAAAAGTCAGGCATTTGATATCGCCTTAAAGCTTGGTTTACACCCGAAGATTCTTGAAAAAGCTTACGCGATTACGTATAAACAGGAAAAAACTTTTCATGTCGATGATACATGTTTAAGGAAGCTTGATTATAGCCAACAAGTTGCCGTTAACCGTTACGGAAAGGTGTCTCGATCGAAAGGGAAGGTTGATCATACATCAGCCGAATTCCAGATGGGAGACAATGTTACCATTCAAGCAACAGGGGAGACGGCTATTGTCTATAAAGGGCCAGACCAACGGGGGAATTATATTGTGCAAATTAAAGGAGAAAAGCAGACCATTAATCATAAGCGGTTAAAGCTTCATATCCCAGCAAAAGAACTTTATCCTGAAGACTACGACTTTGATATTATTTTCAAATCAAAAGAGTACCGTAAAATCAAACATCAAATGGGGAAGAAGCATGTGGAAGGGCAGTATCTTGAGGAGGAAGAATAA
- the msrA gene encoding peptide-methionine (S)-S-oxide reductase MsrA has translation MTGRIKWFMVVGLLIIVGVLVIPEAYAYFTKRNYESHAVTEADIPDNYHVATFAGGCFWCMEPPFEKLKGVKEAVSGYTGGHTENPTYEEVSAGGTGHLEAVQVYFNPDVITYEQLLAVYWRQINPTDDEGQFVDRGYQYTTAIFYHSEKQKKLAQQSKQHIAESGRFEGEIVTPIRPAEEFYRAEEYHQDYYKKNEWRYKFYRGNSKRDDYLEKTWGEDRELNLPKKE, from the coding sequence ATGACTGGTCGGATAAAATGGTTTATGGTCGTTGGTCTTCTAATTATTGTAGGTGTACTGGTTATTCCAGAAGCCTATGCTTACTTCACGAAAAGAAATTATGAGAGCCACGCGGTTACAGAAGCAGATATTCCCGATAATTATCATGTAGCCACTTTTGCAGGCGGATGTTTTTGGTGCATGGAACCGCCTTTTGAGAAGCTAAAAGGGGTGAAAGAAGCGGTTTCTGGATACACGGGAGGACATACTGAAAATCCTACGTATGAAGAGGTATCTGCCGGTGGAACAGGTCACCTTGAAGCTGTTCAAGTTTATTTTAATCCTGATGTAATTACCTATGAACAGCTGCTGGCCGTTTATTGGCGACAGATTAACCCAACGGATGATGAAGGACAATTTGTTGATCGTGGTTATCAATACACGACTGCTATTTTTTATCACTCTGAAAAACAAAAAAAGCTGGCTCAGCAGTCCAAACAGCACATAGCTGAGTCGGGCCGTTTTGAAGGAGAGATCGTAACACCGATTCGACCTGCAGAAGAATTCTATCGTGCTGAAGAATATCATCAGGATTATTATAAGAAAAATGAGTGGAGATACAAGTTTTATAGAGGAAATTCAAAAAGAGACGATTATTTAGAAAAGACCTGGGGGGAAGACCGAGAGCTAAACCTTCCGAAAAAGGAATAA
- a CDS encoding DMT family transporter, which translates to MSWIFLLFAGIGEMSGMLFLKLSEGFRRKIPTLLAIVSGGLSLYFLSLSLKDLPIGTAYGIWTGIGSVGTVLLGILLFKEKASVKRLFFISCIVIGVVGLKLVS; encoded by the coding sequence ATGTCATGGATCTTTTTACTTTTTGCTGGTATTGGAGAAATGTCAGGGATGCTGTTCCTCAAACTATCAGAAGGATTCCGCAGAAAAATTCCTACCCTGTTAGCCATTGTTTCAGGGGGATTAAGCCTATACTTTCTCTCCCTGTCGCTTAAAGACCTGCCCATCGGTACCGCATATGGGATCTGGACAGGAATAGGCTCTGTTGGAACCGTACTGCTCGGTATCCTATTGTTTAAAGAAAAAGCTAGTGTGAAACGACTATTTTTCATTAGTTGTATTGTGATTGGAGTCGTAGGTTTAAAACTAGTTTCTTAA
- a CDS encoding DMT family transporter: MAWIYLFIGALFEIGWAVGLKMSEGFTKPFITIFTLISIFISFFLFTKAIKMIDIGTGYAIFTGIGAAGTAVIGMAFLGDIASAGKVFFIAVLIFGIIGLKMSESSKVEVITEEGL, encoded by the coding sequence ATGGCCTGGATCTATTTATTTATAGGTGCTTTGTTTGAAATTGGCTGGGCCGTGGGTCTTAAAATGTCTGAAGGGTTTACAAAACCCTTCATTACCATTTTTACTTTGATATCCATTTTCATTAGCTTTTTCTTATTTACAAAAGCAATAAAAATGATCGACATCGGCACTGGATACGCCATTTTCACAGGAATCGGCGCAGCTGGTACAGCCGTAATCGGAATGGCATTTCTTGGCGATATCGCAAGCGCCGGAAAGGTCTTTTTTATTGCCGTTTTAATTTTTGGCATCATTGGCTTAAAAATGTCAGAGTCGTCAAAGGTGGAAGTTATTACTGAGGAGGGGTTATAA
- a CDS encoding TetR/AcrR family transcriptional regulator, which yields MSKQKIIDVSLERFAHNGYENTSLTDIASKVGIKKPSLYNHFGSKEAIFLEVLKEVAMKETEHFQAFTEKTYDQPVKQRLERVYQFYVDHMANSTEGTFFKRFTFFPPEDFSEEIKQVFLQVEEQTNDIIRPIIEKGMKEGSLRQLPIKDVLSAFYTLIDGLFLEENFYDKDTLAQREQASFKIFWLGVQKSSKED from the coding sequence ATGTCAAAACAGAAAATCATTGATGTCAGCCTGGAGCGTTTTGCTCATAACGGCTATGAAAATACAAGTCTTACTGATATTGCCTCTAAAGTAGGGATTAAAAAGCCTTCGCTTTATAATCACTTTGGAAGTAAGGAAGCAATTTTCCTGGAGGTATTAAAAGAAGTAGCTATGAAGGAGACGGAACATTTCCAAGCGTTCACGGAAAAAACCTACGATCAACCCGTTAAACAACGTCTGGAAAGAGTGTATCAATTCTATGTTGATCACATGGCTAATTCAACTGAAGGTACGTTCTTTAAACGGTTTACCTTTTTTCCGCCGGAAGACTTCTCGGAAGAAATTAAGCAAGTGTTTCTGCAAGTGGAGGAACAGACAAATGATATTATCCGGCCCATTATTGAAAAAGGAATGAAAGAAGGCAGTTTACGACAGCTTCCTATTAAGGATGTACTCTCAGCCTTCTATACGTTAATTGATGGTCTGTTTCTTGAAGAAAATTTCTACGATAAAGATACGCTGGCTCAACGAGAGCAAGCAAGTTTTAAAATATTCTGGCTTGGTGTACAAAAGTCAAGCAAGGAGGATTAA
- a CDS encoding NADH:flavin oxidoreductase, which yields MNDTYHSLFEKLKINNKELPNRYVVAPMTRISAENNGLANKTMEQYYNRYAKGGFGTIITEGIYPDEEYSQGYYYQPGLANVEQMRSWKPIVESVHANGSLIIAQLMHAGSQSQGNPHADHSIAPSAVKPKKDMVPLYGGEGPYPVPAEMSHENMEQVKQGFAQAAKHAKEAGFDGIEIHGANGYLLDEFLTDYMNLREDQYGGATKNRVRFLTEVIFHVRKAVGNEFMVGIRISQAKVTDANHRWALGESDAETIFTELGEASLDFIHVTDAFGTQPSFGEGSKSIAEAAKHYSGLPTIANGQLQDPETASSLIKEDKADLVSLATSALQNPDLPHRVLYNNEIKPFDFDSIMLPKANIKEHELEKEIIE from the coding sequence ATGAATGACACTTATCATTCTTTATTTGAAAAGTTGAAAATCAATAATAAGGAGCTTCCTAACCGATATGTAGTGGCTCCGATGACCCGAATTAGTGCTGAGAATAACGGTCTGGCAAATAAAACAATGGAGCAATATTATAATCGCTATGCGAAAGGCGGATTTGGAACCATCATTACAGAAGGAATTTATCCTGACGAAGAATATTCGCAAGGGTACTATTACCAGCCAGGCCTTGCGAATGTAGAACAGATGAGATCCTGGAAACCTATTGTGGAAAGTGTTCATGCTAACGGTTCCCTAATCATTGCCCAGCTCATGCATGCAGGTTCACAATCACAGGGAAATCCCCACGCCGATCACTCGATTGCTCCTTCAGCTGTGAAGCCCAAGAAAGATATGGTTCCTCTATATGGAGGTGAAGGTCCATACCCAGTTCCCGCTGAGATGAGCCACGAAAATATGGAACAAGTAAAACAAGGCTTTGCACAAGCTGCCAAACATGCTAAAGAAGCTGGCTTCGATGGTATTGAAATCCATGGTGCCAATGGTTATTTACTTGATGAATTTCTAACAGACTATATGAATCTTAGAGAAGACCAATATGGCGGTGCAACTAAAAACCGCGTTCGCTTTCTTACTGAAGTCATCTTTCATGTTAGAAAAGCTGTCGGAAACGAGTTCATGGTCGGTATTAGGATTTCACAAGCAAAAGTCACAGATGCCAATCATCGTTGGGCTTTGGGAGAAAGTGATGCTGAAACAATTTTCACAGAACTCGGGGAGGCTTCTCTGGATTTTATTCACGTTACAGATGCTTTCGGCACACAACCAAGCTTTGGAGAAGGAAGCAAATCTATCGCTGAAGCAGCTAAACATTATAGCGGTCTGCCTACAATCGCTAATGGCCAGCTCCAGGACCCTGAGACAGCCAGTTCACTAATAAAAGAAGACAAAGCAGACTTAGTCAGTTTAGCGACCAGCGCATTACAAAATCCGGATCTTCCTCACCGAGTCCTATATAATAATGAAATTAAACCTTTCGACTTTGATTCCATTATGCTTCCAAAAGCCAATATAAAGGAACATGAATTAGAAAAAGAAATTATAGAATAG
- a CDS encoding GNAT family N-acetyltransferase, whose amino-acid sequence MSNFAIRTFQENDFDMIQSLLQQEQWSNLVENREETMQALLNSDLALVVVDGHEVVGYLRGLTDGAVTLYICEILIKEDYRKKGIAQQLMKEAHGCYPSTRIEMLATSSSKEYYTDRGYRPFYGFRKSAEELQKN is encoded by the coding sequence ATGAGTAACTTTGCCATTCGTACGTTTCAGGAAAATGATTTCGATATGATTCAGTCGCTGCTGCAACAAGAACAATGGAGCAATCTTGTGGAGAATAGGGAGGAGACGATGCAGGCATTGCTGAATTCTGATCTTGCTTTAGTAGTGGTAGATGGGCATGAAGTAGTGGGATACTTAAGAGGGCTGACAGACGGAGCAGTTACATTATATATTTGTGAAATTCTTATTAAAGAGGATTATCGGAAGAAAGGGATCGCCCAACAGCTAATGAAGGAAGCGCATGGCTGTTATCCTAGTACGAGAATTGAAATGCTGGCTACCAGTTCTTCGAAGGAATACTATACGGACCGAGGCTATCGTCCTTTTTACGGATTTAGAAAATCCGCGGAAGAATTGCAAAAGAATTAA